From the Chryseobacterium sp. G0201 genome, the window TTTGGCAACCTCATTTGGAAATTTAGGCGTAACGCTTGGAACAACGGTTGGAGGATGGATGATCATTACAAAAGGAGTTGAATTTAATCCGTGGATTGGTCTAGGTTTCGGAATTTTAGCCTTTATCATGATGGGAATCAGAAGTATGCTCGAGCGTAAAGAAAAAATGGTTGTACTATGCGGGGAATAAACTGTAATAAATTTGGTTACAATAATCAGATATATTAACTTTGATTGACTTAAAATAGTTGAAGAAATCTTTGACAAAAGATTCATTTAAAGTATTAAAATAAGAAAAAATGAAAGTAGAAATCTGGTCGGATGTGATGTGTCCGTTTTGCTATATCGGGAAGCATAATTTTGAACAGGCGCTTGAAAAGCTGCCATTCAAAGATGAAGTAGAAGTAGAATGGAAGAGCTTTCAGCTGGATCCAACTTTAGATCCAAAAGAAACAAAAACTACGATTGAATATTTTAAAGAAAAGAAAGGAGTTGCTGAAAACCAAGCTCAGCAGATGATGGGGCAGGTGGCGCAAATGGGTGCTATGGCTGGGATTGATTTTGATTTTAAAAAAGCCTTAATTACCAATACATTTTCAGCACATAAACTTATTCATTTAGCAAAAAAATACAACAAAGCTTCTGAAGCAGAAGAAGCATTATTTGAATCTCATTTCCTTGAGGGTGAAAATGTTGGAGATATCAATATTTTGGTTTCAATAGCTGAAAAATTAGGAATTGATCAGGAAGAAACAAGACAGGTTTTAAGTTCTGATCAGTTTGATAATGAAGTAAATCATGATATTTCTGAGGCCAAAAATAACGGTATCAGCGGTGTTCCATTCTTTGTACTGAATGGCA encodes:
- a CDS encoding DsbA family oxidoreductase, with the translated sequence MKVEIWSDVMCPFCYIGKHNFEQALEKLPFKDEVEVEWKSFQLDPTLDPKETKTTIEYFKEKKGVAENQAQQMMGQVAQMGAMAGIDFDFKKALITNTFSAHKLIHLAKKYNKASEAEEALFESHFLEGENVGDINILVSIAEKLGIDQEETRQVLSSDQFDNEVNHDISEAKNNGISGVPFFVLNGKYAVSGAQPVQAFEEALQQTYKETVSPFKDISKGGSSCDADGCSI